Proteins from a genomic interval of Candidatus Binataceae bacterium:
- a CDS encoding DUF2089 domain-containing protein yields the protein MRPLILKCPSCDGALSVARLECAKCDIGIEGEFSMPPLLRLSPAQIDFVEVFIKNRGSIRDVERELGVSYPTVRGRLDDVIRALGYPVKGEAAEEVPPTESATGRRSVLADLKAGRISPEEALAALNEPEPQKNR from the coding sequence ATGAGGCCGCTTATTCTTAAGTGTCCGTCCTGCGATGGCGCGCTTAGCGTCGCTCGGCTCGAGTGCGCCAAGTGCGACATCGGTATCGAGGGCGAATTCTCGATGCCGCCCCTGCTGCGGCTCTCGCCCGCGCAAATCGACTTCGTCGAGGTCTTCATCAAGAACCGTGGCAGTATCCGCGACGTCGAGCGCGAGCTCGGTGTGTCGTATCCCACCGTGCGCGGTCGTCTTGATGACGTGATTCGCGCGCTCGGCTACCCGGTGAAGGGTGAGGCCGCCGAAGAGGTGCCACCCACCGAGAGCGCCACAGGCCGACGCTCCGTGCTCGCCGATCTCAAAGCGGGCCGGATCTCGCCCGAAGAAGCGCTGGCCGCGCTCAACGAACCCGAACCGCAAAAAAATCGCTGA
- the mauD gene encoding methylamine dehydrogenase accessory protein MauD, protein MHEALVISQIVLWIAIVALSAVVFALVRQIGVLHERIAPMGALTIDKGPKIGEHSPVFELATLDARPLTIGAPNTRERSTLLMFVSPTCPVCKKLLPAAKSMAAKESRWLDLVFTSDGDPAEQADFARKERLDGFPLVLSSELGMTYRVSKLPYAVLIDEEGVVRGKGLVNTREHLESIVQAKQMGVASLQEYLTRRHEQSGHAEREHHG, encoded by the coding sequence ATGCATGAGGCGCTGGTCATCTCTCAGATCGTGCTGTGGATCGCAATCGTCGCGCTGTCGGCCGTGGTCTTCGCGCTGGTGCGGCAAATCGGAGTGCTGCACGAGCGAATCGCGCCGATGGGCGCGCTCACGATCGACAAGGGACCCAAAATCGGCGAGCATTCGCCGGTCTTCGAGCTTGCTACGCTCGACGCTCGCCCGCTCACGATCGGCGCGCCCAATACTCGCGAGCGCTCTACCCTCCTGATGTTCGTGTCGCCGACGTGCCCCGTGTGCAAGAAGCTTTTGCCGGCGGCGAAATCGATGGCGGCCAAGGAATCGCGCTGGCTCGACCTCGTTTTCACCAGCGACGGCGATCCCGCTGAGCAGGCCGACTTCGCGCGCAAGGAACGCCTCGACGGATTCCCGCTCGTGCTCTCCTCGGAGCTCGGCATGACCTATCGCGTCAGCAAGTTGCCGTACGCGGTTTTGATCGACGAGGAAGGCGTCGTACGCGGCAAAGGCCTTGTCAACACGCGCGAGCATCTGGAGAGCATCGTGCAGGCCAAGCAGATGGGTGTGGCTTCGCTTCAGGAGTATCTTACCAGGCGGCACGAGCAGTCCGGGCACGCCGAGAGAGAGCATCATGGATAA
- a CDS encoding helix-turn-helix domain-containing protein yields the protein MKQDRGAVREKIIDGARKLFAEKGYANTSIPDLVNAAGVTRGALYFYFKSKDDLFAEVFERVLRGMFAKTLAAAAEGPTLWGRIHNGREAFLDCCSEPEAYRIVLADGRSVLSPARRREIRSRMGPVQANFVQSMVAALRQAGEVPGTLPLEPISSLMTGAFEAAAVRIAESNDKPKARREISETLDLFVSALRAYAEKFVPRSSA from the coding sequence ATGAAGCAGGATCGCGGTGCAGTACGCGAGAAGATAATTGACGGCGCGCGCAAGCTGTTCGCCGAAAAGGGTTACGCCAACACTTCGATCCCGGACCTGGTGAATGCGGCCGGGGTCACGCGCGGGGCGCTTTATTTCTACTTCAAAAGTAAAGACGACCTGTTCGCGGAGGTTTTTGAACGCGTGCTGCGCGGGATGTTTGCGAAGACGCTCGCTGCGGCGGCCGAGGGTCCGACGCTGTGGGGGCGAATCCACAATGGCCGCGAGGCTTTCCTCGATTGCTGTAGCGAGCCCGAGGCCTACCGCATCGTGCTGGCCGATGGCCGCAGCGTGCTGAGCCCGGCGCGCCGGCGCGAGATCAGAAGCCGGATGGGCCCCGTGCAGGCAAATTTCGTGCAATCGATGGTCGCGGCGCTGAGGCAGGCGGGCGAAGTGCCGGGCACCCTTCCCCTCGAGCCGATTTCGTCGCTTATGACGGGAGCGTTCGAGGCCGCCGCAGTGCGAATCGCCGAATCCAACGACAAGCCCAAGGCGCGCCGCGAAATCAGCGAAACGCTTGATCTGTTTGTCAGCGCACTGCGCGCTTACGCCGAAAAGTTCGTGCCACGATCGTCCGCCTAA
- a CDS encoding HAMP domain-containing sensor histidine kinase has product MKLSLVQEAQAASAVLICDGAGQIKRVLRDTIGLEEILIEGRLLQDIIGVGSAAKARAFIEALRLGEPIEEWQLEMPIFARRVSLSFVGCAVRFNHLLLVASHSRSGLIRTCEELLECDGSSECPESALNQFLAALRSEPLPRPQPFDNNAKLYGELDTMQRELSVRSAELSRAADQRNRLYAAVAHDLRSPLAAVNGYASLMLEDGDGAMRPEACESLSRIKASSEFAIDLIDSLLDPSAIESGRLELKKRAVCLSEVVSGTLATNELFARQRNVHLSATLPGDLHPARVDPGRIAQVLNHLVANAIKFSPSGASVSVSLEQSGANATLRIVDQGPGMTRARLSRILTSPQIQRVGAQPPKPIGIGLAICRKVVAAHGGRFEVDSEPGVGSTFTIVLPLSQHHPRLEHPTTPAAH; this is encoded by the coding sequence ATGAAGCTGAGTCTCGTCCAGGAAGCGCAGGCCGCGAGCGCTGTCCTCATCTGTGACGGCGCGGGCCAAATCAAGCGCGTGCTGCGCGACACGATCGGACTGGAGGAAATCCTCATCGAGGGCAGACTGCTCCAGGACATTATCGGCGTCGGCAGCGCGGCCAAAGCCCGCGCATTCATCGAAGCCCTGCGCCTCGGCGAGCCGATCGAAGAATGGCAGCTCGAAATGCCAATCTTCGCGCGGCGCGTGTCGCTCTCGTTCGTGGGATGCGCGGTGCGATTTAATCATCTGCTGCTGGTCGCATCGCATTCGCGCTCAGGCCTGATCCGCACCTGCGAGGAACTGCTCGAATGCGACGGCAGCTCGGAATGTCCCGAGTCGGCGCTCAACCAGTTTCTCGCGGCATTGCGATCCGAACCGTTACCGCGGCCCCAGCCTTTTGATAACAACGCCAAACTCTACGGCGAACTCGACACGATGCAGCGCGAGCTGAGCGTGCGCAGCGCCGAGCTGAGTCGCGCCGCCGATCAACGCAATCGTCTCTACGCTGCCGTCGCGCATGACCTACGCAGCCCGCTTGCCGCGGTCAACGGCTACGCGAGCCTGATGTTGGAAGACGGCGACGGGGCGATGCGTCCCGAGGCGTGCGAGTCGCTCAGCCGCATCAAGGCGTCGAGCGAGTTCGCGATCGATCTGATCGACAGCCTCCTCGATCCTTCGGCGATCGAAAGTGGCCGCCTCGAGCTGAAAAAACGCGCCGTATGTTTGAGCGAGGTCGTCTCAGGCACGCTCGCGACCAACGAACTCTTCGCGCGCCAACGAAATGTGCACCTGAGCGCGACGCTGCCCGGCGATTTGCATCCCGCGCGCGTCGATCCCGGACGTATCGCACAGGTGCTGAATCATCTCGTCGCCAATGCGATCAAGTTTTCGCCGAGCGGCGCGAGCGTGAGCGTGAGCCTCGAGCAGTCGGGCGCCAACGCTACGCTCAGGATTGTCGATCAGGGTCCGGGGATGACCCGCGCGCGCCTCTCGCGGATACTCACGTCGCCCCAGATTCAGCGCGTCGGCGCGCAACCGCCGAAGCCCATCGGCATCGGCCTCGCGATCTGTCGCAAGGTCGTCGCCGCCCACGGCGGCCGCTTCGAAGTCGATAGCGAGCCCGGCGTCGGCTCAACCTTCACGATCGTCCTGCCGCTAAGCCAACATCACCCTCGCCTCGAGCATCCAACCACGCCCGCCGCGCACTAG
- a CDS encoding amine dehydrogenase large subunit: protein MIKRILVFYLSMLVLTLAVSARAQLPPDQMTSLTLPEIGPGWVFVLDAGFPTTSIAHFDIIDGQHLKILGQLSGGYLSNFLVAPDHHEFYAIDTFYSRGWRGTRTDVVSIFDAKTLNWQAEVELPPKRLLIVPKRDSAAITPDGRFVLVQNMTPATSVSVVDTQSRKFVGEIETPGCVQAIVSGNRQFNSMCADGSLLTVQLDDSGKEKAKVPGKPFFDASHDPVFDQPAVAGTKAYFDTYHGSVHVVELAGNEAVPEPAWPLLTNADKAQKWRPGGWQTVAVEPKSGMLFVLMHQGGEWTHKQTGTEVWVFDIAKKSRVKRIKLKTKGYSIFAANADKPMLYVLDLIPPAGQLEAYTVNDGKLAGTLTELGAPFLVSGP from the coding sequence ATGATCAAGCGCATCCTGGTCTTCTATCTTTCGATGCTCGTCCTGACCCTCGCGGTGTCGGCGCGAGCGCAACTCCCCCCCGATCAGATGACCTCGCTGACCCTGCCCGAGATTGGCCCGGGATGGGTATTCGTTCTTGACGCGGGCTTTCCGACCACCAGCATCGCGCACTTCGACATAATCGACGGGCAGCATTTGAAGATCCTCGGCCAGTTGAGCGGCGGCTACCTGTCGAACTTTCTCGTTGCCCCCGACCATCACGAGTTCTACGCCATCGATACCTTCTACTCGCGCGGCTGGCGCGGCACCCGTACCGACGTCGTGTCGATATTCGATGCGAAGACGCTCAACTGGCAGGCCGAAGTCGAGCTGCCGCCCAAGCGCCTCCTGATCGTTCCCAAGCGCGACTCGGCGGCGATCACGCCCGACGGCCGCTTCGTGCTGGTTCAGAATATGACCCCCGCGACTTCGGTCAGCGTCGTCGATACGCAGTCGCGCAAGTTTGTCGGCGAGATTGAAACGCCCGGATGCGTTCAGGCGATCGTCTCGGGCAATCGTCAGTTCAATTCGATGTGCGCCGACGGCTCGCTGCTCACCGTTCAGCTCGACGACAGCGGCAAGGAAAAAGCCAAAGTTCCGGGCAAGCCGTTCTTCGATGCGAGCCACGATCCTGTTTTCGATCAGCCTGCCGTCGCCGGCACCAAGGCCTACTTCGACACGTATCATGGCAGCGTGCATGTCGTTGAGCTCGCCGGCAACGAGGCCGTGCCTGAGCCCGCGTGGCCGCTCCTGACTAACGCAGACAAAGCGCAGAAGTGGCGGCCAGGCGGATGGCAAACGGTCGCCGTTGAGCCGAAAAGCGGGATGCTCTTTGTGCTGATGCATCAGGGCGGCGAGTGGACGCACAAGCAGACCGGCACCGAAGTGTGGGTGTTCGACATCGCGAAGAAATCGCGGGTGAAACGGATCAAGCTCAAGACCAAGGGCTATTCGATTTTCGCGGCCAACGCGGACAAGCCAATGCTCTACGTGCTCGACCTGATCCCGCCGGCCGGCCAGCTCGAGGCTTACACAGTTAACGACGGCAAACTTGCCGGCACGCTGACGGAACTCGGTGCGCCGTTCCTGGTCTCGGGGCCGTGA
- a CDS encoding MauE/DoxX family redox-associated membrane protein yields the protein MIDPVIIWIATLALAAIFTASAIIKFADLDEFRGALENYRIAPEATAPLLMIAIPATELAAAVAIVIPDTRSCGAAIVFALIAVFTAAIAINLWRGRVYIDCGCFGPALHQKIGWRLVVRNGVLAILAMVAAMPQFGRALETLDLVTIALGAATSVLVYAAANVLLANAPRLAAPEMSDA from the coding sequence ATGATCGATCCGGTTATCATATGGATCGCCACGCTCGCGCTGGCCGCGATCTTTACCGCGTCAGCGATCATCAAGTTCGCCGACCTCGATGAATTTCGCGGTGCGCTTGAGAATTATCGGATTGCGCCCGAAGCGACTGCGCCTCTGCTGATGATTGCGATACCGGCCACGGAGCTCGCGGCTGCGGTGGCGATCGTGATTCCCGATACTCGCTCGTGTGGCGCCGCGATTGTGTTCGCCCTGATCGCGGTATTCACCGCGGCGATCGCAATCAACCTTTGGCGCGGCCGCGTGTATATCGATTGCGGATGTTTCGGGCCCGCGCTGCATCAGAAGATCGGTTGGCGGCTCGTCGTGCGCAACGGCGTGCTGGCGATACTCGCGATGGTGGCCGCGATGCCGCAATTTGGCCGTGCGCTCGAAACGCTCGACCTCGTGACGATCGCTCTGGGAGCCGCCACGAGCGTTCTCGTCTATGCCGCCGCAAATGTTCTGCTCGCGAACGCGCCGCGCCTCGCCGCGCCGGAGATGAGCGATGCATGA
- a CDS encoding cytochrome c produces the protein MRIAIGAAALMLAAASCSNKPAQAPPATGQVFTERCVICHQSNAQGIAGMYPPLADSIGNYVREPGGRQYLVHVLLNGLSGPLDVKGTTYNGLMPQFASLSDDDVAEALNEVLERYNSSELPADFQPITPDEVKAGRALEETPSQLKNERAQIFDELKAAGDAK, from the coding sequence TTGAGGATTGCGATCGGGGCCGCGGCGCTCATGCTCGCGGCCGCTTCATGTTCGAACAAGCCGGCCCAGGCTCCGCCGGCGACGGGACAAGTCTTCACTGAGCGCTGTGTGATTTGCCATCAGTCGAACGCGCAGGGAATCGCGGGCATGTATCCGCCGCTGGCCGATTCGATTGGCAACTACGTGCGCGAGCCCGGCGGCCGCCAGTATCTCGTGCACGTTTTACTCAACGGCTTGAGCGGCCCGCTCGACGTGAAAGGCACGACGTACAACGGGCTGATGCCGCAATTCGCAAGTCTGAGCGATGACGATGTCGCCGAGGCGCTCAACGAAGTGCTCGAGCGTTACAACTCGAGCGAGCTACCCGCCGATTTCCAGCCGATCACGCCAGATGAAGTTAAAGCTGGCCGCGCGCTCGAAGAGACGCCATCGCAGCTGAAGAACGAGCGCGCGCAAATTTTCGATGAGCTCAAGGCTGCGGGAGACGCAAAGTGA
- a CDS encoding tetratricopeptide repeat protein, which yields MAVGSGSAGPARGAGISLAATIAGLIVALAFPFVPHVKLLPLPHGLSASELLGIQGIAAGLTGLALLLVIITRWERLPLSSVGIRPLRTTDFLIGIGAFFAILVLNFVVGLLYHVVFVGGPFPHLMGIAEVAPRQTALLLGMPPTMMLLTATVAGCVEELADRGFFIERIEMLTGSTALAAVAAWLLPSALHIAFWGRNYLLVIAPMEAALVALYLWRRRLLPCVIAHVLVDGFVALVLIFVPLIPGAPSADDLQGIAFYLLGRQPQAIARFDASLALNPRDTTALIWRSNSYWNLHETKRSIDDLDRVLQIDPRMAAVYDLRALRQFVLSDYDAALADINKAIAIKPLAQEYEFKGAIDAARNDSSAAIEDLTRALSYSPSDAGALTARGRLYGLRGQNDRAIDDLTAAIQIAPSAQAYLGRGQALMAIGEWQPSYEDLKKSVAMNGKDPEALNALAWIMSTAPLGSVRNGEQAVLLATRACDLTSWKNPKYLLTLASAYAEAGDFHSAVDRARQGIDAYDANDPWDMLTAIDERGLYKSGHPYRMKPPNAQPTSAQLPQSQRN from the coding sequence TTGGCCGTAGGTTCTGGCTCGGCCGGCCCGGCGCGCGGCGCGGGCATTTCGCTCGCTGCCACGATCGCGGGTCTCATCGTTGCGCTTGCGTTCCCCTTCGTTCCGCATGTGAAGCTGCTGCCGTTGCCGCACGGACTATCGGCGTCGGAATTACTCGGTATCCAGGGAATCGCGGCGGGCCTGACCGGCCTTGCGCTCCTGCTTGTGATCATCACGAGGTGGGAGCGCTTGCCGCTGAGCTCGGTCGGAATCCGGCCGCTTCGAACAACTGATTTCCTGATCGGGATCGGGGCTTTCTTCGCGATCCTGGTTCTGAACTTCGTGGTCGGGCTTCTTTATCACGTTGTGTTCGTGGGCGGCCCTTTTCCACATTTGATGGGAATCGCGGAAGTCGCACCCAGGCAAACAGCGCTTCTCCTGGGGATGCCGCCGACCATGATGCTGCTGACCGCGACGGTGGCGGGCTGCGTCGAGGAGCTGGCGGACCGCGGCTTCTTCATCGAAAGGATCGAGATGCTCACCGGCAGCACGGCGCTTGCCGCTGTGGCTGCCTGGCTGCTGCCGTCGGCGCTGCATATCGCGTTCTGGGGCCGGAACTACTTACTCGTAATCGCGCCGATGGAAGCCGCGCTGGTTGCGCTTTACCTGTGGCGCAGACGATTGCTGCCTTGCGTAATCGCGCATGTGCTGGTGGACGGATTCGTCGCTCTGGTGCTGATCTTCGTCCCGCTGATTCCCGGTGCGCCGAGCGCGGACGACCTCCAGGGAATTGCCTTTTACCTGCTCGGCCGTCAGCCGCAGGCGATCGCGCGTTTCGACGCAAGCCTCGCACTCAACCCGAGGGACACGACTGCGCTCATCTGGCGCTCCAACTCGTACTGGAACCTTCACGAAACCAAACGATCAATCGACGATCTGGATCGCGTTCTTCAGATCGATCCGCGTATGGCCGCAGTTTATGACCTGCGCGCACTTCGACAATTTGTGTTGAGTGACTACGATGCGGCGCTCGCCGACATCAACAAGGCGATCGCGATAAAGCCGCTCGCGCAGGAGTACGAATTCAAAGGCGCGATCGACGCCGCAAGAAACGACAGCTCCGCGGCTATCGAGGACTTGACGCGGGCGCTGAGCTATTCGCCGTCCGACGCGGGCGCTCTCACTGCAAGAGGCAGGCTCTATGGGCTGCGCGGGCAGAATGATCGTGCGATTGACGATCTTACCGCGGCGATTCAGATTGCGCCGTCAGCACAGGCTTATCTGGGCCGGGGTCAGGCTCTGATGGCGATCGGCGAGTGGCAGCCGTCCTACGAAGATCTCAAGAAATCGGTCGCGATGAACGGCAAGGATCCCGAAGCGCTAAATGCTCTCGCGTGGATAATGAGCACGGCGCCGCTGGGCAGCGTCCGCAACGGCGAGCAGGCTGTTCTGCTCGCGACCAGGGCCTGCGATCTCACTTCGTGGAAGAACCCCAAATATCTTTTGACCCTGGCCAGCGCATACGCGGAGGCGGGCGATTTTCACAGCGCCGTAGATCGGGCGCGGCAAGGAATCGATGCCTACGACGCCAACGATCCCTGGGACATGTTGACGGCGATCGACGAGCGGGGTCTCTACAAGAGCGGCCACCCTTATCGGATGAAGCCGCCGAACGCTCAGCCGACTTCCGCTCAACTGCCGCAATCGCAGCGCAACTGA
- a CDS encoding methylamine dehydrogenase light chain — MDNLVERMTRAVAQRSSRRSFIARVGKLLVGAAFIPLLPIDRVVNSAAAAEKTPKGINDDTSCDYWKYCAVDGYLCSCCGGTSHDCPPGATPSPTSWVGTCTHPTDSKQYIVSYRDCCGQSACGRCLCGRTEGEMPLYRTQLDSDLIWCFGSPTMMYHCSTAEIVGAK, encoded by the coding sequence ATGGATAACCTGGTCGAAAGGATGACCCGTGCGGTTGCGCAGCGCTCGTCGCGCCGCAGTTTTATCGCTCGCGTCGGCAAGCTGCTCGTGGGCGCTGCGTTTATACCGCTGCTGCCAATCGATCGCGTGGTGAACAGCGCCGCTGCCGCCGAGAAAACTCCCAAGGGCATCAACGACGACACCAGCTGCGATTATTGGAAGTATTGTGCCGTCGATGGCTATCTCTGCAGCTGCTGCGGCGGCACTTCGCACGATTGCCCTCCCGGAGCGACACCGTCGCCGACCTCGTGGGTGGGGACCTGCACGCATCCGACGGACAGCAAGCAATACATCGTGAGCTACCGCGATTGCTGCGGCCAATCGGCGTGCGGACGATGCCTCTGCGGCAGGACCGAGGGCGAGATGCCGCTCTACCGCACGCAGCTCGACAGCGATCTGATCTGGTGCTTCGGCTCGCCGACCATGATGTACCACTGCTCGACGGCCGAAATCGTGGGAGCGAAATAG
- a CDS encoding agmatine deiminase family protein, translated as MKSIPPEHRRLLANYRMPPEWAPHEACYLVWPHNRETWPGMFEVIPPLYAAMVAAIAQFEPVRLLLKDEATMPDAAALIREAARGNDAIIRNVEAFVLPTNDSWARDHGPIFVNRITGAGPAQIALDWKFNSWGEKYGEFDLDDVVPQKLAARYGFEFIEPGIVLEGGSIDVNGAGTLLTTESCLLNPNRNPDLTREKIEDYLKTYLGVSNVLWLGDGIEGDDTDGHIDDLARFVAPEKIVTVVENDPADANYEVLQENLRKLRAMRDQDGPPFRIETLPMPPAVVHDGTRLPASYANFYIANGGVVMPTFGCPADKIAADTLARLLPGRRVVGVPSTDLVWGLGSVHCLSQQHPTPSR; from the coding sequence GTGAAGTCGATTCCGCCTGAGCATCGCCGGCTCCTCGCGAACTACCGGATGCCGCCGGAGTGGGCGCCGCACGAGGCCTGCTACCTCGTCTGGCCGCATAATCGCGAAACCTGGCCGGGCATGTTCGAAGTGATTCCGCCGCTTTACGCCGCGATGGTCGCGGCGATCGCGCAGTTCGAGCCGGTGCGGCTACTGTTAAAGGACGAAGCCACGATGCCGGATGCCGCCGCGCTGATTCGCGAGGCGGCCCGCGGCAACGATGCGATTATACGCAACGTCGAGGCGTTCGTGCTCCCGACCAACGATTCGTGGGCGCGCGATCACGGTCCGATCTTCGTCAATCGAATCACGGGCGCAGGGCCTGCGCAGATCGCACTCGACTGGAAATTTAATTCGTGGGGCGAGAAGTACGGCGAGTTCGATCTCGACGATGTCGTCCCGCAGAAACTCGCCGCGCGCTACGGCTTCGAGTTTATTGAGCCCGGAATCGTGCTCGAAGGCGGATCGATCGACGTCAACGGCGCGGGCACGCTGCTCACGACCGAATCGTGCCTGCTGAATCCCAATCGCAATCCCGATCTCACACGAGAGAAGATCGAAGACTATCTCAAGACCTACCTCGGCGTATCGAACGTGCTGTGGCTCGGCGACGGAATCGAAGGCGACGACACCGACGGTCATATAGATGACCTCGCACGCTTCGTCGCACCCGAGAAGATCGTCACCGTCGTCGAGAACGATCCCGCCGACGCCAACTACGAAGTGCTCCAGGAAAATCTGCGCAAGCTGCGCGCGATGCGCGATCAGGACGGACCCCCGTTTCGAATCGAGACGTTGCCGATGCCACCCGCGGTCGTTCACGACGGCACGCGCCTGCCCGCGTCATACGCCAACTTTTATATAGCCAACGGCGGAGTCGTGATGCCGACCTTCGGCTGTCCCGCCGACAAGATCGCCGCCGACACGCTCGCGCGCCTCCTGCCAGGCCGCCGCGTCGTCGGCGTTCCAAGTACGGATCTGGTGTGGGGCCTCGGCTCAGTGCACTGCCTGAGCCAGCAGCATCCCACGCCGAGCAGATAA
- a CDS encoding cytochrome c: protein MKRIAAMLALVMFAPAIANADPPAQLYMLNCWGCHRPQGEGIPGTAPPLRGVADFLKVPGGRQYLIEVPGVSQSALSDEQVADVMNWILRSFSKDRLPADFKPYTAEEVKQYRTVKMLSIIDKRQKLVDEMVAMKVRPAEKP from the coding sequence GTGAAACGTATCGCTGCGATGCTCGCGCTGGTGATGTTCGCGCCCGCGATCGCGAATGCCGACCCGCCGGCGCAGCTCTACATGCTGAACTGCTGGGGATGCCATCGGCCGCAGGGCGAAGGAATTCCCGGTACGGCGCCGCCACTGCGCGGTGTGGCCGATTTCTTGAAGGTGCCCGGCGGGCGTCAGTATCTGATCGAAGTACCAGGCGTGTCGCAATCAGCACTGAGCGACGAGCAGGTCGCCGACGTGATGAACTGGATCCTGCGCTCATTCAGCAAGGATCGCCTCCCCGCCGACTTCAAGCCCTATACCGCCGAAGAAGTGAAACAGTACCGCACAGTCAAAATGCTGAGCATCATCGACAAGCGCCAAAAGCTCGTCGACGAAATGGTCGCGATGAAAGTGCGCCCGGCCGAGAAGCCGTGA
- a CDS encoding cobalamin-dependent protein (Presence of a B(12) (cobalamin)-binding domain implies dependence on cobalamin itself, in one of its several forms, or in some unusual lineages, dependence on a cobalamin-like analog.), whose amino-acid sequence MPEEAALQNETPFVEVGRPIPRRDSRVAWHTPGRVVADSPAPCDMVLNCYVDLLMQSDHRRAMEIIEGAVASGIPLAEVYVRILQPALAEIGRRCEANLATAADQRYAATITQRLMARLQAEVPRQARRGRSIVAACVDGDQHDIGILMLSDLIDLDGWDAYCAGACVPTHDLIITLERRKPNVLALSATMLGGLLRVVDVVTEIRKCGALQGLRIMVGGRMFNEDPHLWRKIGADGYARDATDAVLLANWLMSPER is encoded by the coding sequence ATGCCGGAAGAAGCCGCACTACAAAACGAAACACCCTTTGTCGAAGTTGGGCGCCCGATTCCGCGCCGCGATTCGCGTGTTGCCTGGCATACTCCGGGCCGCGTCGTCGCCGATTCGCCCGCGCCCTGCGACATGGTTCTCAATTGTTATGTTGACTTGCTGATGCAGTCGGACCATCGCCGGGCGATGGAAATAATCGAGGGCGCGGTCGCCTCGGGAATTCCCCTCGCCGAGGTCTACGTGCGTATCCTGCAGCCCGCTCTCGCCGAGATCGGACGGCGATGCGAAGCGAATCTCGCCACTGCCGCCGACCAGCGCTATGCGGCCACGATCACACAGCGGCTGATGGCGCGTCTTCAGGCTGAGGTGCCGCGTCAGGCGCGCCGCGGCCGTTCGATCGTCGCCGCATGCGTCGATGGCGATCAGCATGACATCGGTATCCTCATGCTGTCGGACCTGATCGATCTCGATGGCTGGGACGCGTATTGTGCCGGCGCTTGCGTGCCGACTCACGACCTGATCATCACGCTCGAACGCCGCAAGCCCAACGTGCTCGCGCTCTCGGCGACGATGCTCGGTGGATTGCTTCGCGTCGTCGACGTGGTCACCGAGATTCGTAAGTGCGGGGCGCTCCAAGGCCTTCGCATCATGGTCGGCGGGCGGATGTTCAACGAAGACCCTCATCTCTGGCGCAAGATCGGCGCCGATGGCTATGCGCGCGACGCGACCGACGCAGTGCTCCTTGCTAACTGGCTGATGAGCCCCGAGCGATGA